ATATTGTTCTTCAATTGCCGCTGAGAAACCACTAAGGAACGTACGTTAGTGATGCTCTTGCACTGTggatattaaaacttttaatgataatCAGGTACGGCATATAAGATACGTCATTAACCCTCGTTAATATCGCATTTTAACGCGTACAGATAATCctgtagttttttttataattatccacactaaaaaaataaatatttttttctattaggtttatattggattttttgggattaatttatattacaaccAACATTTCTTAATTAACTGTGTATTCCTAATACGAGCATTTGACAAACAGACGATACACTTtgatcataattataaaattacgatgCAAGTGATACTAAACGGCAACGCGCTTGTACAGATTGATTTTAACCGATCAAATATAATAGTTGGACTTATGTTTCATGTTGGTTTCGGATATTGATGAAAAGAAAGTTGAGCGTGAAAAGCGTTAACAGATTCAAAAGCAAGTCGTTAGTCGAGCGCGAGACACGAAAGAGAATAGACGTGAGACGGAAGACGAGTGTAAGACAGAAACGGTAAAAAGAAACTATGCGGTCTTGTGATCACGAGTCTGACACCTaatctcttcttttttaattatttattgtattgtctagaaacaaatatatttatcatttttacatgtatatcctgtttcaattatcttacgtTTCCGTTATACATCCACTATTGTTATCTGCATCGccagttaaaataaataactccGTCGTATAGATACATAATacaatcattatatttttgacaatatatGCAAGCGTCCACTTAAAAAGTGACTTTATGTAAGGATTTTTAAAGTCGGAcaaactgataaaaaataacatcctATTCTTTTgcacatatacattttttctgttgattttattcatttaatgaaatttatgacatatattttacatttacagaTTAGCAAGTACACATTGCTTGCACTACTCGAAGATGCTGCGCGCGGTAATAATTCTGTTTGCTGCTTTTGTTGCAGTGGAAAGTAAGTTTAACACACTTTCGCCCTcttgctattatttttactttaaacgCGTAAAACTTTCTAAATCTTTGTGACTAGTGAacattttcgagaaaaagaaatatatatatatatatatatatatattgttcttAAATGTCATCAGTGTTGCAACATAATAACTTCCTTTATTTGTCGTACTTcttaaagtttcaaaaaatgtgatttacgaagtataattatttactgtCTTGATAATTGTGGAAAATATTTGtgagattattataaaaaggaaacagattattatatatatgatagtAAAAAGTTACTAAAGTGTttcttttaaactttttgcaaAGTTGTTGTGTTTTACGTTTACACTAAtgaatcattatattttattttacatgagAAAGATAATTCTACTTATCTTTGTTGTTTGGCCCCGCTTAAGCCTCTCATGAATTTTATCGTTCGAAAAAAGTtcgattttatgaaaatttttacattttgcatttaCGTAAAGCTGAGTGATTCATTTAAACTTACaatttttgtcaataattaGCGCTATATTGGAATGAAGTgggtaaatataattttacgacAAAATTGCgagtaatatttttgattgtgTCTCCCGACAATTtgatgtttaatattttcaaaaaaaatttatgcagtATCGTGACGATTTAGAAGATGTGCGCAGTGGGACTTAAATTGccaaaatttctaatttgtttctttttacatgTCATTATAGGCTACGCATGCGTGCCACGTTCTGTCGGACCAGACGCTATCGTATGCGTCTGTAACTCAACATATTGTGATACAATAGACAATCCACAATTGCAAGCAAATCAGTTTCAGTTGTACACTTCCACGAAAAGTGGCCAAAGACTGCAGCTCACTATCGCAAACTTATCCAACGAGCCCACGAAGGGAAAACTTTTTATAGTGAATAGTAGAGAAAAACATCAAACGATACATGGATTTGGCGGAGCAATGACTGACGCTGCTGCACTCAACATTAGAACTCTCAGCAACGCCACTCAACAAAAATTACTTGAGTATGTAATCGACATTAATTAAAAGCGCAACAACAACGtttctttaaaagaaaaaatagccgaaaagcaaaataaattttaataatagcaaaaaaGTGAACAGAAAAAAGACTACAAGAATCAATGCGCGGATGTCAAAGcggtttttttattgtttttttttttatacaagtgtacagtacattaaatttttaaacaaagcgTTTGGCTATGCTTTGAGATAATTTTAACATCCTTTCGCtgttaaaaaaactattaaaacaaGCGAAAATAAATACAGTATCAGAATTAAATCGAATTTCCCTCCTAACTGCTTCAAATATAAAGCCTTTCAACTATTCAGGCAAAATGGGTTAAcgatatattgaattttacaaaattgtcaCAAATGTATCTATAAttagaagtaatttatttcgcaTGATCTTTTCTCACGTATAGTTATTTTCAGATCGTATTTCGGCGTTAACGGTATCGGATATACGCATGTTCGTATACCTATCGCGGGTACCGATTTCTCGACGAGACCGTATACATACGACGACGTACCCGGTGATATTACGTTAAGTAACTTCAGCCTTGTAGAGGAAGATGATTACAAAATAGAGtatataaatcaaatcaaAAATATGATGCCCATTCCAGAGAGTCTAAGGATATTTACTACATCATGGTCCGCTCCGCCATGGATGAAAACGagcaataaaataacatgGGGTAATTATcgtttgataatatataaaatttccgtCGAAGTCAAGTTTTCAACAAAACTGTTTATGCGATCAATGAAGAAacgattttatttcatatttttgtttcttttgtttttaagtTTATGGATACTAATGAAAAATGTGAGATATTATCATAatactaatattatatttgaattaaaacatGAAATGTCGTAACTTACATTAACTCAACAGGTTTCTTGAAACGTATTTATTATCAGACTTACGCTAATTACATCAGGAAGTTTTTTGACGCATATAAAGAACGTGGTATAGAGATATGGGGCATGACGCCGGGTAACGAACCGATAGACGgatttttaccatttttttcttttaatgctATGGGTTGGGGACCCAAAACCGTGGCGCACTGGtcaacatattatttaattccaaCCTTAAGCAAGGCCGGATACAATCCTGTCTATATAGCATTGGATGATCAACGTTTTGAATTACCGTGGTATGTCGACCTTATGTTCAAAAATGAAGAgactaaaaaattgttcagcGGTGTTGCGTTCCATTGGTACGCAGATTCATTCTTTTCTCCGCTTAGACTCACCGAAACACATAACAAATATCTAGACAAGTTTATACTAATGACTGAAGCATGCGTAGGTAAGCATTGCgcattctttaaaaaaatttaataaacgatAAGAGATAATTGTAAcgataattgtaataatttttttttttttaaagatgtCGAactaataacataaattttatcttatatagGTAGCTTTCCTTTTGAGAAGAAGGTAGATATGGGATCGTGGGAGAGAGGAGAACGTTACTTGTCAGATATTATCGAGGTTTGTACATGTGTGGATCACGAATATAGATATATTCTGAACCGAAAACGCGATCTACCTTATTATGGTTTTATTTGTTGTTCAACGGaaagaatattgaatatataattataaaataaagtaatatttacagAACTTATCGCATTGGGTGGCTGGCTGGATAGATTGGAATATAGCGCTCGATAAGAATGGTGCACCAAACTGGGCTCAAAATTTTGTAGATTCGCCTATTATAGTTATGCCAGAAAACgatgaattttataaacaacCTATGTTTTATGCACTTTCTCATGTCAGCAAGTTTGTGCCACGCAACTCTTCCAGAATTTCATTAACGGCCTTTAATGACATTAAAGACGTTAAGCAGGCAGCCTTTTTGACACCCGACCAGAGAATTGTCGTTGTGCTTATTAACAAGTTAGTAAaacaaatctttattttattttaaagaaatttgaaatagttttctcaatttttaaactgACTTTTTACAGTaatgtgttaaaatatataaagtcttaaaaaataattcttttatttaaaattaaatagaaattcttaaaatatataattcgaaaTTTTGTATTGCAGAGGTGATGAACCTGTTGATGTAGCAATCAAAGACAAGTATACTGACAAGTTCACAATAACTGCACAATTACCCGGAAAGTCTTTCTCTACGTTACAATATTTGGCACCAAAGTAATATTGAGACTTGtatatgtttcaaaaatggaaaatatatatctacgaAGTATTTTCCGCATTTCtcacgagaaaaaaataaggttGTGCAGAAACTTTAATATTGTGTCATgctttatatgaatttttttaggagaaataaaaacaaaacgtacgaaattatatattattgtataaattgataattgtttttaattattgctatatttatacattcaacacattattatatatacttttcattATCAATAATGTGTTTTTGTCCATCGtcctattattttttagaattttctcattaatattttaatatatacaatgacaaatgataattttatctattggATGAGTTTTAtgacgaataaaataaatcttttgccAATCAAATATTGCCAGTATCTAgttgacaaaaaaatgtattgcaGATTGACAAGTGTTTCTACTTTTGTACGCCATAAATCTATTCACTGTTCGAATTCTGAAGTTGGATTTTCATACTTGcttagaaaaataatgtctTGTCTTTTAAAGGATGTTGATATGTTTCAATGTGTAACAGGTAGACCTAGGTATTAAATAGGCAAATTTATTGGatcattaacataatttttcaaaatatttttaaaataattttttaattatagtaatCTTTCTATCAAGAGATTTATATTTCCACATAATAATCAAATGGTCGTAATCGATCGTAATTttgttcttaaaaaatttcagcgCCACTACGCTCTACATTCAGAAAGTGATAAGACAAACTAAAAGTGGTCACTTGATAAGAAGCAGAGCATTTAAACTTATATGTGCGTGTACGTGCAtactaatatattacatatatttcaatttttatatattaatttatatttatatttattattattatatatttattataaacatatgaTTATACGgtttacaacatatttttactaaattttgGTAGCAGCTAATGGTAACTTACGGTCTGTtggaaatgtattatttgagaATGTAAAATGTGATTGTACATATTACATagacacgatttttttatgatcGGTCCATTTATCTAATCTATTTTGTCAAAACTTATTAATGACGATGTCGCTATTGTTAcgtattgttatataaattatgcaataacatgcaataacagaaaaattaCAGACTCAGCATTTAAGTAGATAATCCAATATAGGAGAATCAATACCCATTTCTTTTAGGAAAGAGTAGTTATGTTTTACACttgtaaacaataaatttctaacTGTATCAAATTACCAAACTGTAATATCAGCTAAAATCCACTATCCCTCAACAACTAATCAAGCAAGCTGTTCAAAACGTTTACCATCCGTTAGCCACTATTAACTATAGTCGAAGAACTGTTGTAGCATAACAGTAGACAATGTTACACCCTGCGGCTGTACTGAAGTCCGGGTAAATTAAAACCATTTCCATCGCggataaaatcgaaaaattacgATTACCCTCTGATAATAATATACCGATTATTTCAGCAGCAAAACATCTTTTTGCCACCAATTTCTAGACtgaaaatgaatttaaatactcctatgataaaattgaagaataagGAACCACATGCATGCTAAgtttatattgatattcttGAATTATATTGAAGCAGCGACTAGTAAGCGTAATTAATTACGTatcgtataataaattaatgaatgacAATGGATATAActacaataacttttttttgcaaaatatctaaaaaatttggtACGaacttttaaacaatttttgtttcatagGTGTGAAGATTTTCGAAAAAGTCGGAGACGTAGTATTAGACTAGTAGGAGCGAGGAGAACGTTACATATTAGATATTATCGAggtttatacatataaatcatattaatatGTACTTTAAATCGAAAATGCGCGTGCATTTTATGCAATTGCTCATTTCAGCAGTTTGGTGCTATGCTACTCTTGCAAAATCTTATCTCATGATCCTTGAGAATAATAAAGATGTTAAAACGATAGCCTTTTTGATTCCCGAAAAGAAAATTGCCGCTGTAACCTTTAACAAGTTAGtagaaaagttatttatataacatattgataatacatattatacaaaatgttttagaagaattattatttttatccgagtttggaaatatttttcaattttttgctaAACTGgctttttttactaatttactaaatttcttaaaataaataattaaaaatcagtaATAGTTAACTGGTTCAAAACTaacagtatattttaatttatgaagaaaTAGATATGTATCTGCGAAGTTTATTACTTTCCGTCATGCTACCAAAAAAAAGACAAGATTAtacaagaatttttatatatttcaaatttcaaatataacataaagtaacgaaaattgatttatttcatcTTCAGCAAATCTCGCCTTCGGTGCtctgaataaataattcaaacttaATTACCTAACAAAATAGAAACGCTAGTTAACTACAATGCCGCATCCCAACAACCGttccttcctttctttacCTTTTCATTTGGTTTTTAAGCTGAAGAGGACCCGAAATTGTGACCGAAACGttctattattcataattaattttaaaaatattcagcaAGATGTTAGCGAATTTATTACACATGTTATTGAAAACTTAGAtagcataaaaattgtaatcgaGCATCAAATAAGTACTCGGACTTATAGAGATAAAAGTAAATGTTTCGCCCTTTAAAATAACACCAAAGAAATtgttataagattttttttgcaaagttataacaatttagaaatgaacaatttttcggaagaaatttaatgatcctttaattttgctattgagtgtatttgttttataataattatcatagataaatatttcaatatatttttatgtatttattttaatttttttacttatctATTCACAATTTATCGACTTATGTAAGTGTatactttatttcttattcatACCATATTTAaacacaattttcaataatcagcacataaaaaaaattattaaagatgcaaataattttttttacaggcaAAAGAGATTTATacacttatattatttttttacatagtCACCATTGACTTccatacaattttaatatcgcagcatcagtttttttattctagtGTCGAAGTTTGCCGCCAGTGACTTAAACTATACTCTTGTCTTtagtttatcattattttcaattattactaATGTATATTATGAGACTCTGAGAAAACTTTGtgtcatttaaaatacaaaatgtgaGTTGCTTAAATGAGATTGTACGTGTTTTTGTAGAATAATGCGCGATGTGATACCGCAGCTCCAATTGTTGCAAGAATTTGGCTACGAAATTTTTGACCACCAACTCTACAGTCCTGATCTTGCGCCAAATGATTACTACTTGCTCATACATCTACAAATAGCTCGTATCGCTCACAacgctttataaataataatgaactGAAATGTCACTGCATGGTTTAAGTCATTGATGGCAAACTTTTTCGACACTCGAATAAAGATTGAGAAAATATCTCAATTTcgaaaagatttttgaaattgcATGTAAGAGTCAGAGAATTGATAAACgaataagtatttaataataatcatcatcaaaataatataatataataagtttaatattatatatataatatataaaatataacttgtactgcatttaaattcttataaaaaaaattatttctttgctaattaaattttaattgatacgTGACGCGAGTGATATAATCCatgaacattttttgaaaagataaagacagaaaaaattgccgcaaagataaaaaaatgatttattcattatttatctacTCGTTTACATACACTGTATATCTTGGTCAgaatatacttaataaatcaaaatttatattcacgtttttttataaataaactctttgataacaaattctttaaataaatcctAAGCCTTGAAAACAAAAACCCTGTCTTTtcggcaattttattatatcactCGCGTCACGTATCAACGA
This DNA window, taken from Linepithema humile isolate Giens D197 chromosome 7, Lhum_UNIL_v1.0, whole genome shotgun sequence, encodes the following:
- the LOC105670033 gene encoding lysosomal acid glucosylceramidase isoform X2 — translated: MIIRLASTHCLHYSKMLRAVIILFAAFVAVESYACVPRSVGPDAIVCVCNSTYCDTIDNPQLQANQFQLYTSTKSGQRLQLTIANLSNEPTKGKLFIVNSREKHQTIHGFGGAMTDAAALNIRTLSNATQQKLLESYFGVNGIGYTHVRIPIAGTDFSTRPYTYDDVPGDITLSNFSLVEEDDYKIEYINQIKNMMPIPESLRIFTTSWSAPPWMKTSNKITWGFLKRIYYQTYANYIRKFFDAYKERGIEIWGMTPGNEPIDGFLPFFSFNAMGWGPKTVAHWSTYYLIPTLSKAGYNPVYIALDDQRFELPWYVDLMFKNEETKKLFSGVAFHWYADSFFSPLRLTETHNKYLDKFILMTEACVGSFPFEKKVDMGSWERGERYLSDIIENLSHWVAGWIDWNIALDKNGAPNWAQNFVDSPIIVMPENDEFYKQPMFYALSHVSKFVPRNSSRISLTAFNDIKDVKQAAFLTPDQRIVVVLINKGDEPVDVAIKDKYTDKFTITAQLPGKSFSTLQYLAPK
- the LOC105670033 gene encoding lysosomal acid glucosylceramidase isoform X1 — protein: MKRKLSVKSVNRFKSKSLVERETRKRIDVRRKTSVRQKRLASTHCLHYSKMLRAVIILFAAFVAVESYACVPRSVGPDAIVCVCNSTYCDTIDNPQLQANQFQLYTSTKSGQRLQLTIANLSNEPTKGKLFIVNSREKHQTIHGFGGAMTDAAALNIRTLSNATQQKLLESYFGVNGIGYTHVRIPIAGTDFSTRPYTYDDVPGDITLSNFSLVEEDDYKIEYINQIKNMMPIPESLRIFTTSWSAPPWMKTSNKITWGFLKRIYYQTYANYIRKFFDAYKERGIEIWGMTPGNEPIDGFLPFFSFNAMGWGPKTVAHWSTYYLIPTLSKAGYNPVYIALDDQRFELPWYVDLMFKNEETKKLFSGVAFHWYADSFFSPLRLTETHNKYLDKFILMTEACVGSFPFEKKVDMGSWERGERYLSDIIENLSHWVAGWIDWNIALDKNGAPNWAQNFVDSPIIVMPENDEFYKQPMFYALSHVSKFVPRNSSRISLTAFNDIKDVKQAAFLTPDQRIVVVLINKGDEPVDVAIKDKYTDKFTITAQLPGKSFSTLQYLAPK
- the LOC105670033 gene encoding lysosomal acid glucosylceramidase isoform X3, translated to MLRAVIILFAAFVAVESYACVPRSVGPDAIVCVCNSTYCDTIDNPQLQANQFQLYTSTKSGQRLQLTIANLSNEPTKGKLFIVNSREKHQTIHGFGGAMTDAAALNIRTLSNATQQKLLESYFGVNGIGYTHVRIPIAGTDFSTRPYTYDDVPGDITLSNFSLVEEDDYKIEYINQIKNMMPIPESLRIFTTSWSAPPWMKTSNKITWGFLKRIYYQTYANYIRKFFDAYKERGIEIWGMTPGNEPIDGFLPFFSFNAMGWGPKTVAHWSTYYLIPTLSKAGYNPVYIALDDQRFELPWYVDLMFKNEETKKLFSGVAFHWYADSFFSPLRLTETHNKYLDKFILMTEACVGSFPFEKKVDMGSWERGERYLSDIIENLSHWVAGWIDWNIALDKNGAPNWAQNFVDSPIIVMPENDEFYKQPMFYALSHVSKFVPRNSSRISLTAFNDIKDVKQAAFLTPDQRIVVVLINKGDEPVDVAIKDKYTDKFTITAQLPGKSFSTLQYLAPK